Proteins from a single region of Gossypium arboreum isolate Shixiya-1 chromosome 1, ASM2569848v2, whole genome shotgun sequence:
- the LOC108481305 gene encoding probable galacturonosyltransferase 3, producing MLHELTICPNVDKQGRDASSAAYMFNDNEKDLDIIATYSDVSGTIRTCRVKMKDLSASWVLENPINVDKVQGSQVQVLKLKDTYQTSTPFQENVEQSTDDQQFQEGEILSHRQTYWSPVKFKRQILRQKRRDLRTAELVRQDKEVNKELQATEAIESLKNMDPVVKGKYSIWRKDFENPNADSTLKLMRDQIIMAKAYANIAFSKKQTVLYNSLLKQVMESLNVIGEANSDADLHPSSLDRAKAMGHALSVAKDELYNCFTVERKLQAMLVTTEDNLESQKKRSAFLIQLAAKTVPKPLHCLSLQLSADYYFHGYYQTKQEPYNEKLKDPSLYHYAIFSDNVLATSVVVNSTVLHANEPEKHVFHIVTDKLNFAAMKMWFLVNSPGNATIQVDNIDDFKWMNSSYCSVLRQLESVRIKDYYFKANHPSTLSDGADHLKYRNPKYLSILNHLRFYLPEVHPKLDKILFLDDDIVVQKDLTPLWDVDLKGMVNGAVETCKESFHRFDKYLNFSNPIIIENFNPNACGWAFGMNIFDLKEWRKRNITAIYHHWQDLNDDRTLWKLGTLPPGLITFYNLTHPLDRKWHVLGLGYDPALNRTEIENAAVIHYNGNYKPWLDLAVSKYQSYWSKYVSSGNYYLQRCNISE from the exons ATGTTGCATGAACTTACCATCTGTCCGAATGTTGACAAGCAGGGAAGGGACGCTTCCTCTGCGGCTTACATGTTCAATGACAATGAGAAG GATCTTGACATAATTGCAACATACAGTGATGTTTCGGGCACTATTAGAACATGTAGGGTGAAAATGAAGGACCTTTCTGCTTCATGGGTTCTCGAAAACCCTATCAATGTAGACAAAGTACAGGGCTCCCAAGTACAG GTACTTAAGCTGAAAGATACATACCAAACTAGCACACCATTTCAAGAAAATGTTGAACAGTCCACCGATGATCAACAATTTCAAGAAGGTGAAATTCTAAGTCATCGACAGACGTATTGGAGCCCTGTGAAGTTCAAGCGTCAG ATATTGAGGCAAAAAAGAAGGGATCTCCGTACTGCAGAACTTGTTCGCCAAGATAAAGAAGTTAATAAAGAGCTGCAAGCAACGGAAGCAATTGAGAGCTTGAAAAATATGGACCCTGTTGTGAAGGGAAAATACAGTATATGGAGAAAAGATTTCGAAAATCCTAATGCTGATTCTACCTTGAAGCTTATGCGTGACCAGATTATTATGGCCAAAGCATATGCAAACATTGCTTTTTCTAAGAAACAAACTGTTCTTTACAATTCTCTTTTGAAGCAAGTCATGGAAAGTCTAAATGTTATTGGAGAAGCTAACTCCGATGCTGATCTTCATCCTAG TTCACTTGATCGTGCAAAAGCAATGGGGCATGCATTATCTGTAGCAAAAGATGAACTCTATAATTGCTTCACGGTTGAAAGAAAACTTCAAGCCATGCTTGTAACAACAGAAGACAATTTAGAATCACAGAAGAAAAGAAGCGCCTTCTTGATTCAATTAGCTGCAAAAACTGTCCCGAAACCATTGCATTGCCTATCTCTGCAGCTATCAGCCGACTACTACTTTCATGGATATTATCAAACCAAGCAAGAACCATACAACGAAAAGCTCAAAGACCCTTCGTTATACCATTACGCCATCTTTTCCGATAACGTATTAGCGACATCAGTGGTCGTCAATTCAACGGTGTTGCACGCAAACGAGCCTGAGAAACATGTTTTCCATATAGTAACTGATAAACTGAATTTCGCCGCCATGAAAATGTGGTTCTTGGTGAATTCTCCCGGGAATGCGACGATTCAAGTCGACAACATCGATGATTTCAAGTGGATGAATTCGTCTTACTGTTCGGTTCTTCGACAACTCGAATCTGTAAGGATTAAAGATTATTATTTCAAGGCGAATCATCCTTCGACTCTGTCTGATGGAGCTGATCACCTCAAGTATAGGAACCCGAAGTATTTGTCTATTCTGAATCATCTTAGGTTTTACCTACCTGAAGTACATCCAAAGCTGGATAAAATCTTGTTTTTGGATGATGATATTGTGGTTCAAAAGGATTTGACACCTCTTTGGGATGTTGATCTGAAAGGGATGGTGAATGGTGCAGTGGAGACATGTAAAGAAAGCTTTCATAGATTTGATAAGTATCTCAACTTCTCTAATCCGATAATCATAGAGAATTTCAACCCCAATGCTTGTGGTTGGGCATTTGGAATGAATATTTTCGATTTGAAGGAGTGGAGAAAGCGAAACATCACTGCTATATATCATCATTGGCAAGATTTG AATGATGATAGAACTCTTTGGAAGCTTGGCACATTGCCACCAGGGTTGATCACTTTCTACAACTTGACTCATCCACTGGATCGAAAATGGCACGTATTAGGACTCGGTTACGATCCGGCCTTAAACCGAACCGAGATCGAAAATGCAGCCGTCATCCATTATAATGGAAACTATAAGCCATGGTTGGATCTAGCAGTCTCCAAGTACCAATCATACTGGTCTAAATATGTAAGTTCTGGTAACTATTACCTTCAACGCTGCAACATAAGTGAGTAA